AAAGTTTCCCCCAGACCCCCTTCAAAGACTTTCAATACGAGTTGGTTTCCCCCTGTTTTGCCTGGCAAAACAGGGGGAAACCAACTCGCATTAAAAGTTTTTGGAGGGAGTCTGAGGGAACCTTTTTACAAAAAGGTTCCCTCAGGGCAATAAATCAGAGTTTCTTAAGGAAGTGATCGGTATGTCTGGCAGTGACATAAAGATGGTGGGGCTGCCCGCGGTTCCGGCTTCCTTGAGGGGTGTTGAGGCCATACGGCCGGTGCGTCCCAAGGGTGGCGGTGATGTGAGCGAGGCCGACAGGCGAAAGGACGACGGCCGCCGTGCCGGGAAGGGTGCCTCCGGGAAGCGGGGAGGGGGCGGGCGTGGCGCCGGCGGCGGCATAGACGTCCTCGCATAACACTTTTCACGCCGGGATAGTCACATGTCCTCTCTGGCCATAGCGCTCATCCTCGTCGACACGGCCATCATGGCCGCGATCCTCTTTTTTCTCCTCAGGTCCGGGGCCATGAGCCGCGGCAGCGCAGCGTCTCGGGCGGCCGGCACCGAAGAGCTCCTCCAGAGACTGCGCAAGGGCGCCGAGGACGCCGAGCGCCTCTGCGCGCTCCTCAAAAAGAAGCTCAAGGCCGTGGAGGAACTGGACGCCGGCATCAGAAAAAAGCAGATCCGCCTCGAAAACGTCATAAACTCCCTCGAAGACGCCCTCGCCGAACTGCGCGACCGTCCTCCCGTCCGTCCCGCGGGCAGGGAAGACTACCGGGAGGCCCTCATCATGCTCAGGGCCGGGGAACGCCCCGAAGAGGTGGCGAAGAGGCTGGGCCTCTACAAGGGTGAGATAGAGCTCCTCGCCGCGCTGAGTAACCTCGACTCCCGGTAGACCCGCTCCCCAAGCCCCTCCATGGATTCCATCTCCATGCCTTCGCTGTCCCCGGCAGGTGCGGTCCGCGCCGGCCGGGGTCTTTACGCCCTTGCGGGCCGCACCTGCCGGGGACAGCTCCCCATACGAACAACATACAAGGGGGCCGTGGCCCCTCTTCGGGAAGTCTCTCCAGGCATGACGATCAGGGCCTTCCCAGCGCCGTCTCCGCCGAACCCGCCGAGGGGAAATTTCTTCTCCTGCGGAAAAACCTTCCCCGCCCCGGTGACTGCATCTTGACGGGGGCTCGACGTCCTCCTTCCTCGAAGTCCTTGTTTTCCGGGCAGTTGCATCCTCTCCTGCTGTTGGCACGCTTGTTGCAATATTCTCTCGGCGGGAGGTAGAGATGGACAGAAGCATTTATGTGGCCCTCTCGGGGGCGTCGATGCTCGAAAAGAGGCTCGAGCTCATCGCCAACAACCTGGCAAACGCCGCCACCGCGGGCTTCAAGAAGCAGCGTCCCCTCTTCACGGTGGAGAGTCCCGATGCGGCGGGGCTGCGCTCCTTTGTGACGGGCCTGTCCGTGGTGAACGACATGAGCCAGGGCCCCCTGGTGAAGACGGACAACGTCCTGGACCTGGCCATCGAGGGCGACGGCTTCTTCACCGTCGAGACCCCCTACGGCATAAGGTACACGAGGCAGGGCAGCTTCAGGCTCGATGCCGACGGAAGATTGACGACCGCCGACGGCCACCCCGTCCTCGGCGACAAGGGCGTCATAAAATTGACCACGCCGGGCGTCAACATTGACAGTGCGGGCAACGTGGAGGTCGATGGCGTCGTGGTGGCAAGGCTCAGGATAGGCCGTTTCGACGACCCCGGCGCCCTGCGCAAGGAGGGCGGCCTCTACAGCGCCGACGGCACCGGCATGGAGGAGCTCAAGGCCGGTGACGGCGTGCGCGTGCTTCAGGGCTACCAGGAGAAGTCCAACGTCAACGTGGTGCGCCAGATGGTGGCCATGATAGAGGTGTCCCGTTCCTACGAGACGCAGAGCAAGGTCATAGAGGCCATGGACGACGAGGCCCGCAAGGCCGTAAACGAGGTCGGAAGGACCTCTTGATCCGCTTTTTGCAGGGTTTGACAGGTTTAAGGGAGGTCAGCGATGATAAGGGCATTATGGACGGCGTCGACCGGGATGGAGGCTCAGCAGCTCAATATCGACCTCATAGCGCACAACCTGGCCAACGTCAACACGGCGGCCTTCAAGAAGGCGCGGGGCTCCTACCAGGACCTGCTCTACCAGGAGCTCAAGAGCGCCGGCACGTCGAGCTCTCCGGCGACCCAGGTCCCCACGGGCCTGGAGGTTGGGCTCGGCACAAGGACCGTGGCCACCCAGAAGCTCTTTTCCCAGGGCAACCTCCAGCAGACAGGCAATCCCCTGGACCTGGCCATCGAGGGCGACGGATTCTTCCAGGTCACCCTCCCCGACGGCACCATCGCCTACACGCGGGCCGGTCAGCTCATGGTCGACTCTACGGGCACCCTCGTCACCGCCGACGGCTACACCATAGAGCCGACGATCACCTTCCCGTCGGATACCCTCACCATCACCATAAGCGCCGACGGGATCGTCTCCGTGACTCAACCTGGCGTATCGGTACCCACCGAACTCGGCAACATCGAGCTCGCCAGGTTTGTCAATCCCTCCGGTTTGAGAGCAACCGGAAGGAGCCTCTACCTACCTACCGCTGCGTCCGGGGACCCTCTTACGGGGGTCCCCGGAACAGAGGGGATCGGCACGCTCGCCCAGGGCTTCGTGGAGATGAGCAACGTCGACGTGGTGGAGGAGATGGTCAACATGATAACGGCCCAGCGGGCCTACGAGATGAACTCCAAGGCCATACAGACGAGCGACGAGATGCTCCAGACGGCCAACAACCTCAAGAGGTAAGGGAAGATGAGAGGGGTCCTGACAGCCGTGCTCGCTGTTCTTGTGGCGGCGCCGGCGGCCTGGCCGGCCGTCTC
The genomic region above belongs to Deltaproteobacteria bacterium and contains:
- a CDS encoding DUF2802 domain-containing protein; this translates as MSSLAIALILVDTAIMAAILFFLLRSGAMSRGSAASRAAGTEELLQRLRKGAEDAERLCALLKKKLKAVEELDAGIRKKQIRLENVINSLEDALAELRDRPPVRPAGREDYREALIMLRAGERPEEVAKRLGLYKGEIELLAALSNLDSR
- the flgF gene encoding flagellar basal-body rod protein FlgF; this encodes MDRSIYVALSGASMLEKRLELIANNLANAATAGFKKQRPLFTVESPDAAGLRSFVTGLSVVNDMSQGPLVKTDNVLDLAIEGDGFFTVETPYGIRYTRQGSFRLDADGRLTTADGHPVLGDKGVIKLTTPGVNIDSAGNVEVDGVVVARLRIGRFDDPGALRKEGGLYSADGTGMEELKAGDGVRVLQGYQEKSNVNVVRQMVAMIEVSRSYETQSKVIEAMDDEARKAVNEVGRTS
- the flgG gene encoding flagellar basal-body rod protein FlgG gives rise to the protein MIRALWTASTGMEAQQLNIDLIAHNLANVNTAAFKKARGSYQDLLYQELKSAGTSSSPATQVPTGLEVGLGTRTVATQKLFSQGNLQQTGNPLDLAIEGDGFFQVTLPDGTIAYTRAGQLMVDSTGTLVTADGYTIEPTITFPSDTLTITISADGIVSVTQPGVSVPTELGNIELARFVNPSGLRATGRSLYLPTAASGDPLTGVPGTEGIGTLAQGFVEMSNVDVVEEMVNMITAQRAYEMNSKAIQTSDEMLQTANNLKR